A stretch of Pseudomonas sp. LRP2-20 DNA encodes these proteins:
- a CDS encoding heavy metal sensor histidine kinase has protein sequence MSWKTVPLNSIALRLSTLFILVALGVFLLIGTALYRQVDRSLDLLPAAELDARFSVLESTLNRFGTPEHWAKINNKLNLLSEEDKRIRFWVVSSNPAYEYGHPSELVRAFAEGPQGMHDLRLPDQPYPYKVLVSELPALGERPPLRFLIGIDTETFWQAQHSLLVAIVGLAVLGVLLASVLGYWVARVGLRPLLALSVEAQALAPPRLDGRLQTQDLAPELAQFAGAFNAALERVSQAYSRLEAFNADVAHELRSPLTNLIGQTQVALTRGRSAEHYFEVLQSNLEELERLRSIINDMLFLASADQGSKATALTQASLAEEVATTLDYLDYILEDAQVSVTVSGDAQAPIEKAQLRRALINLLNNAVQHTAPNQVIGVHIEDGPEHVSIAVSNPGPAIDDAHLPLLFERFYRVDAARSNSGGGNHGLGLAIVKAIALMHGGEVFVRSAAGANTFGIRLPICKPV, from the coding sequence ATGTCCTGGAAAACCGTGCCGCTTAATTCCATCGCCCTGCGCCTGTCGACGCTGTTCATCCTGGTGGCGCTGGGGGTGTTCCTGCTGATCGGTACGGCGCTGTATCGCCAGGTCGATCGCAGCCTCGACCTGCTGCCGGCCGCCGAACTGGATGCGCGCTTCAGCGTGCTCGAGTCCACCCTCAACCGCTTCGGTACACCCGAGCACTGGGCCAAGATCAACAACAAGCTCAACCTGCTCAGCGAAGAAGACAAGCGCATCCGTTTCTGGGTAGTCAGCAGCAACCCGGCCTACGAATACGGCCACCCCAGCGAACTGGTCCGCGCCTTTGCCGAGGGCCCGCAAGGCATGCATGACCTGCGTCTGCCTGACCAGCCTTACCCGTACAAGGTGCTGGTCAGCGAATTGCCAGCCCTGGGCGAGCGCCCGCCGCTGCGCTTTCTGATCGGCATCGACACCGAAACGTTCTGGCAGGCCCAGCACAGCCTGCTGGTGGCCATTGTCGGCCTGGCCGTGCTCGGTGTGCTGCTGGCTTCGGTGCTGGGTTACTGGGTTGCCCGCGTCGGCCTGCGGCCACTGCTGGCGCTGTCTGTCGAGGCCCAGGCGCTGGCACCGCCGCGCCTGGACGGGCGCCTGCAGACCCAGGACCTGGCACCGGAACTGGCGCAGTTCGCCGGCGCCTTCAATGCCGCGCTGGAGCGGGTCAGTCAGGCCTATTCACGGCTGGAGGCCTTCAACGCCGACGTCGCCCACGAACTGCGCTCGCCGCTGACCAACCTGATCGGCCAGACCCAGGTCGCCCTCACCCGCGGGCGCAGCGCCGAGCATTACTTCGAGGTGCTGCAATCGAACCTGGAAGAACTGGAGCGCCTGCGCAGCATCATCAACGACATGCTGTTCCTTGCCAGCGCCGACCAGGGCAGCAAGGCCACCGCCCTGACCCAGGCCTCGCTGGCCGAGGAGGTAGCCACCACCCTCGATTACCTCGACTACATCCTCGAAGACGCCCAGGTCAGCGTCACCGTCAGCGGTGATGCCCAGGCGCCCATCGAAAAAGCCCAGTTGCGCCGGGCGTTGATCAACCTGCTGAACAACGCCGTGCAGCACACCGCGCCGAATCAGGTGATCGGCGTGCACATCGAGGACGGGCCAGAACACGTCAGCATTGCCGTGAGCAACCCGGGGCCAGCCATCGACGACGCGCACCTGCCGCTGCTGTTCGAACGGTTCTACCGGGTGGACGCGGCGCGCAGCAACAGTGGCGGCGGGAACCATGGGTTGGGGCTGGCAATCGTCAAGGCGATCGCGCTGATGCATGGTGGGGAGGTTTTCGTGCGCAGCGCTGCCGGCGCCAATACTTTTGGCATCCGTTTACCCATCTGCAAGCCCGTCTAG
- a CDS encoding heavy metal response regulator transcription factor, with protein MRVLIIEDEEKTADYLHRGLTEQGFTVDLARNGIDGLHLALEGDYAVIVLDVMLPGLDGYGVLRALRARKQTPVIMLTARERVEDRIHGLREGADDYLGKPFSFLELVARLQALTRRSSSHEPLQIQVGDLWIDLMARKASRAGQRLELTAKEFSLLSVLARRQGEILSKTAIAELVWDINFDSDANVVEVAIKRLRAKLDGPFDNKLLHTIRGMGYVLENRAA; from the coding sequence ATGCGTGTGCTGATCATCGAAGACGAAGAAAAAACCGCCGACTACCTGCATCGCGGCCTGACCGAGCAAGGCTTCACTGTCGACCTTGCGCGCAACGGCATCGACGGCCTGCACCTGGCCCTGGAAGGCGACTACGCGGTGATCGTGCTGGATGTGATGCTGCCAGGCCTGGACGGCTACGGCGTGCTGCGCGCACTGCGCGCACGCAAGCAGACACCGGTGATCATGCTCACCGCCCGCGAGCGCGTCGAAGACCGCATCCACGGCCTGCGCGAAGGTGCCGACGACTACCTGGGCAAGCCGTTCTCGTTCCTCGAACTGGTCGCCCGGCTGCAGGCTCTGACCCGCCGCAGCAGCAGCCATGAGCCGTTGCAGATCCAGGTCGGCGACCTGTGGATCGACCTGATGGCGCGCAAGGCCAGCCGTGCCGGCCAGCGCCTGGAGCTGACCGCCAAGGAATTCTCGCTGCTCAGCGTGCTGGCCCGGCGCCAGGGCGAAATCCTCTCCAAGACCGCCATCGCCGAGCTGGTCTGGGACATCAACTTCGACAGCGACGCCAATGTCGTCGAAGTGGCCATCAAACGCCTGCGCGCCAAGCTCGACGGGCCGTTCGACAACAAGCTGCTGCACACCATCCGAGGCATGGGCTATGTCCTGGAAAACCGTGCCGCTTAA